The Oxyura jamaicensis isolate SHBP4307 breed ruddy duck chromosome 28, BPBGC_Ojam_1.0, whole genome shotgun sequence genome contains a region encoding:
- the YJU2 gene encoding splicing factor YJU2 yields the protein MSSEEGGGAVNPEVSGGDGGPSAAAHRVAALPPYDATRGASSETSPSSKPRRAGAWRYTQEGGNSRRREERARGAFALRLPQRIRGRRLLGGDTAQEEGDEGKRGPGRGTCSERISKGKKLKARKETVQNEVYSGLPIFLFYVKRTRCLAEITFKVLRMQPWSRDSPRLPG from the exons ATGAGCAGCGAGGAGGGGGGCGGGGCTGTTAACCCGGAAGTCTCGGGTGGCGATGGGGGGCCGAGTGCGGCGGCGCACCGG GTCGCTGCTCTGCCCCCGTACGATGCCACCCGGGGGGCTTCGTCCGAAACGTCCCCCAGCTCGAAGCCCCGCAGGGCCGGCGCGTGGCGCTACACGCAGGAGGGAGGAAACAGCCGGCGACGGGAGGAGCGTGCGCGGGGGGCGTTTGCCCTCCGCTTGCCGCAGAGGATCCGCGGCCGGCGGCTGCTGGGCGGTGACACAGCCCAGGAGGAAGGGGATGAGGGAAAGAGAGGCCCTGG tCGCGGGACGTGCAGCGAGCGCATCTCTAAGGGGAAGAAGCTCAAAGCCCGTAAGGAGACCGTTCAGAATGAGGTGTACTCGGGACTTCCCATATTCCTCTTCTACGTCAAACGCACGCGGTGCCTGGCGGAGATCACTTTCAAG GTCCTGAGAATGCAGCCGTGGAGCAGGGACAGCCCACGGCTTCCAGGCTGA
- the MPND gene encoding MPN domain-containing protein isoform X3, whose translation MRGNVDCLEAMLAHGVDAMTKDSSGYTALHLASKHGHPQCVSKLLQASCPVDVADSSGRTALHHAAVSGCISCSEILCDFKAPLNVKDKEGSTPLLLAAKMSHSELCRYLLHRGAAANSRDLQGKTALMLACENGSVETVEVLVNAGARVAAVDSMGHDAAHYGLATGNALIQHFLQEAAQRRSWASEETTEQTSQTSSPSQSAGREKSSTPRKRKAPLPPPGTPSPEDRDAYEEIVRLRQERAQFLQKIRGLEQQEKQRQEQAELDKGSLRSMEKQIQELEERLAARDNEKERLGKEVEALQSRLSSLENEKENTSYDIETLQDEEGELLEFPGRTVVASRDPPSGRWPRAGRSGDAVGTAPAPACRAGAELLLSKKTLSPSAEELLATLQGQVRSLTVQNKELREKIQVLENFERDDSEPSTPGDLVPASLYYSLKRELERLRAQGTAAPQGLVGTEEAEDKRPTPASEPGSKGSTARGLKEELPQPQCKCKAAQEPHQQPPSAAQQDGAELAAARAALQQAQAALEEREQRLRELQARLEADAKAEEATASLGASLEEASQEKAALLERCSRAEAAAEALRRELEAKTRDWRAAGGPEPEPGVLEQRVAELVRQHGEVTAQLGQLREALGRREAELTALREQLAARPVGRREHEEVLARLQRAQAEAEGRVPPEEHARATAALEEQARALRERAARLEAAAEAKGREAARLEAALAAAVPRGEHEAARAELQAEAAALAQRLAELTRRHEKTCEEVFRVQRQALFMKSERQAAEERLAAAQQQLAEAREEARRLQDLHSHAEDSARLVRDRDRKITELSKEVFRLKEALNALPEPRGAPQPPPDAAAMQSRIRTLEEKLAEAEMRHSKVVALYRSHLLYAVQGHMDEDVQRLLCQILKMQRLQEQGR comes from the exons ATGCGGGGCAACGTGGACTGCCTCGAAGCCATGCTGGCTCACGGCGTGGATGCCATGACCAAGGACAGCTCGG gtTACACCGCCCTGCACCTGGCGTCCAAGCACGGCCACCCGCAGTGCGTCAGCAAGCTGCTGCAG GCCTCCTGCCCCGTGGACGTGGCTGACAGCAGCGGCCGGACGGCGCTGCACCACGCAG CGGTCAGCGGCTGCATCTCGTGCTCTGAGATCCTCTGCGACTTCAAGGCTCCTTTGAACGTCAAGGACAAG GAGGGCTCCACGCCGCTGCTGCTCGCCGCCAAGATGAGCCACTCGGAGCTGTGCCGCTACCTGCTGCACCGCGGGGCGGCCGCCAACAGCCGCGACCTGCAGGGCAA GACAGCCCTGATGCTGGCCTGCGAGAACGGCAGCGTGGAGACGGTGGAGGTGCTGGTCAACGCCGGCGCGCGGGTGGCTGCGGTGGACTCCATGGGCCACGACGCCGCGCACTACGGGCTGGCCACGGGCAATGCTCTCATCCAGCACttcctgcaggaggctgctcaGCGCCGCTCCTGGGCCAGCG AGGAGACCACCGAGCAGACGTCGCAG ACGTCTTCGCCAAGCCAGTCGGCAGGCAGAGAGAAGAGCAGCACCCCGAGGAAGAGGAAggcccccctgcctcccccggGCACCCCCAGCCCG GAAGACCGGGATGCCTACGAGGAGATCGTGAGGCTGCGGCAGGAGCGGGCGCAGTTCCTGCAGAAGATCCGGGGCttggagcagcaggagaagcagcgGCAGGAG caggcagagctggacaAGGGCTCCCTTCGCTCCATGGAGAAGCAG atccaggagctggaggagcggCTGGCGGCGCGGGACAACGAGAAGGAGCGGCTGGGCAAGGAGGTGGAGGCCCTGCAGAGCCGCTTGTCCTCGCTGGAG AATGAGAAGGAGAACACGAGCTATGACATCGAGACGCTGCAGGACGAGGAGGGAGAGCTGCTCGAGTTCCCAGGTAGGACTGTGGTGGCCTCCCGAGACCCCCCCTCGGGGAGGTGGCCCCGTGCGGGGAGGAGCGGGGACGCGGTGGGCACGGCACCAGCACCCGCGTGCCGcgcaggggcagagctgctgctctccaagAAGACCCTGAGCCCCTCGGCCGAGGagctgctggccacgctgcaGGGCCAGGTGCGGTCCCTCACCGTGCAGAACAAGGAGCtgagggagaaaatacag GTCCTGGAGAACTTCGAGCGGGATGACAGCGAGCCGTCCACCCCGGGGGACTTGGTGCCCGCCAGCCTCTACTACTCCCTCAAAcgggagctggagcggctgcggGCGCAGGGCACGGCGGCACCGCAGGGCCTGGTCGGGACGGAGGAGGCTGAGGACAAGAGGCCGACCCCGGCCTCGGAGCCTGGCAGCAAGGGGAGCACGGCGCGGGGGCTCAaggaggagctgccccagccccagtgcAAGTGCAAGGCGGCGCAGGAGCCTCACCAGCAGCCTCCCTCCGCTGCCCAGCAGGATGGCGCTGAGCTGGCGGCGGCCCGGGCGGCCTTGCAGCAGGCGCAGGCAGCGCTGGAGGAGCGCGAGCagcggctgcgggagctgcaGGCCCGCCTGGAGGCCGATGCCAAAGCCGAGGAGGCCACGGCCTCGCTGGGGGCCTCCCTGGAGGAGGCATCGCAGGAGAAGGCGGCCCTGCTGGAGCGCTGCAGCCGGGCGGAGGCAGCGGCGGAGGCCCTGCGGCGCGAGCTGGAGGCCAAGACGCGGGACTGGAGGGCGGCCGGCGGCCCCGAGCCGGAGCCGGGCGTGCTGGAGCAGCGGGTGGCCGAGCTGGTGCGGCAGCACGGCGAGGTGACGgcccagctggggcagctgcgGGAGGCGCTGGGCCGCAGGGAGGCCGAGCTGACGGCCCTGCGGGAGCAGCTGGCCGCCCGGCCCGTGGGGCGCCGGGAGCACGAGGAGGTCCTGGCCAGGCTGCAGCGGGCGCAGGCGGAGGCCGAGGGCCGGGTGCCGCCGGAGGAGCACGCTCGGGCCACGGCGGCGCTGGAGGAGCAGGCGCGAGCCCTGCGGGAGCGGGCGGCCCGGCtggaggcggcggcggaggccAAGGGGCGCGAGGCGGCCAGGCTGGAGGCCGCGCTGGCGGCGGCGGTGCCGCGCGGGGAGCACGAGGCGGCGCGGGCCGAGCTGCAGGCCGAGGCGGCCGCGCTGGCCCAGCGGCTGGCCGAGCTGACGCGGCGGCACGAGAAGACGTGCGAGGAGGTTTTCCGGGTGCAGCGGCAGGCGCTGTTCATGAAGAGCGAGCGGCAGGCGGCCGAGGAGCGGCTGGCGGCcgcgcagcagcagctggcGGAGGCGCGGGAGGAGGCGCGGCGCCTGCAGGACCTCCACAGCCACGCCGAGGACTCGGCCAGGCTGgtcagggacagggacaggaag ATCACCGAGCTCTCCAAGGAGGTCTTCAGGCTGAAGGAGGCCCTCAATGCCCTCCCCGAGCCCCGAGGAGCGCCGCAGCCGCCCCCCGACGCCGCGGCGATGCAGTCCAGGATCCGCACCTTGGAGGAGAAGCTGGCG GAGGCAGAGATGCGGCACAGCAAGGTGGTCGCGCTGTACCGGAGCCACCTGCTCTACGCCGTGCAG GGCCACATGGACGAGGACGTGCAGAGGCTCCTGTGCCAGATCCTGAAGAtgcagcggctgcaggagcagggcagatgA
- the MPND gene encoding MPN domain-containing protein isoform X1, with product MAARRLLLSTMKQICLCAAASFASQDWTKNDEKLLQAVDYNDAGRVTSLLVRKGLVPTKLDSEGKSAFHLAAMRGNVDCLEAMLAHGVDAMTKDSSGYTALHLASKHGHPQCVSKLLQASCPVDVADSSGRTALHHAAVSGCISCSEILCDFKAPLNVKDKEGSTPLLLAAKMSHSELCRYLLHRGAAANSRDLQGKTALMLACENGSVETVEVLVNAGARVAAVDSMGHDAAHYGLATGNALIQHFLQEAAQRRSWASEETTEQTSQTSSPSQSAGREKSSTPRKRKAPLPPPGTPSPEDRDAYEEIVRLRQERAQFLQKIRGLEQQEKQRQEQAELDKGSLRSMEKQIQELEERLAARDNEKERLGKEVEALQSRLSSLENEKENTSYDIETLQDEEGELLEFPGRTVVASRDPPSGRWPRAGRSGDAVGTAPAPACRAGAELLLSKKTLSPSAEELLATLQGQVRSLTVQNKELREKIQVLENFERDDSEPSTPGDLVPASLYYSLKRELERLRAQGTAAPQGLVGTEEAEDKRPTPASEPGSKGSTARGLKEELPQPQCKCKAAQEPHQQPPSAAQQDGAELAAARAALQQAQAALEEREQRLRELQARLEADAKAEEATASLGASLEEASQEKAALLERCSRAEAAAEALRRELEAKTRDWRAAGGPEPEPGVLEQRVAELVRQHGEVTAQLGQLREALGRREAELTALREQLAARPVGRREHEEVLARLQRAQAEAEGRVPPEEHARATAALEEQARALRERAARLEAAAEAKGREAARLEAALAAAVPRGEHEAARAELQAEAAALAQRLAELTRRHEKTCEEVFRVQRQALFMKSERQAAEERLAAAQQQLAEAREEARRLQDLHSHAEDSARLVRDRDRKITELSKEVFRLKEALNALPEPRGAPQPPPDAAAMQSRIRTLEEKLAEAEMRHSKVVALYRSHLLYAVQGHMDEDVQRLLCQILKMQRLQEQGR from the exons AtggccgcccgccgcctcctgctcagcaccatgaAGCAGATCTGCCTCTGTGCCGCTGCCTCCTTTGCG AGTCAGGACTGGACCAAGAACGATGAAAAGCTCCTGCAAGCCGTGGACTACAACGATGCCGGCAGGGTGACGTCCCTCCTCGTCCGCAAGGGCCTGGTCCCCACCAAGCTGGACTCGGAGGGCAAATCTGC GTTCCACCTGGCTGCCATGCGGGGCAACGTGGACTGCCTCGAAGCCATGCTGGCTCACGGCGTGGATGCCATGACCAAGGACAGCTCGG gtTACACCGCCCTGCACCTGGCGTCCAAGCACGGCCACCCGCAGTGCGTCAGCAAGCTGCTGCAG GCCTCCTGCCCCGTGGACGTGGCTGACAGCAGCGGCCGGACGGCGCTGCACCACGCAG CGGTCAGCGGCTGCATCTCGTGCTCTGAGATCCTCTGCGACTTCAAGGCTCCTTTGAACGTCAAGGACAAG GAGGGCTCCACGCCGCTGCTGCTCGCCGCCAAGATGAGCCACTCGGAGCTGTGCCGCTACCTGCTGCACCGCGGGGCGGCCGCCAACAGCCGCGACCTGCAGGGCAA GACAGCCCTGATGCTGGCCTGCGAGAACGGCAGCGTGGAGACGGTGGAGGTGCTGGTCAACGCCGGCGCGCGGGTGGCTGCGGTGGACTCCATGGGCCACGACGCCGCGCACTACGGGCTGGCCACGGGCAATGCTCTCATCCAGCACttcctgcaggaggctgctcaGCGCCGCTCCTGGGCCAGCG AGGAGACCACCGAGCAGACGTCGCAG ACGTCTTCGCCAAGCCAGTCGGCAGGCAGAGAGAAGAGCAGCACCCCGAGGAAGAGGAAggcccccctgcctcccccggGCACCCCCAGCCCG GAAGACCGGGATGCCTACGAGGAGATCGTGAGGCTGCGGCAGGAGCGGGCGCAGTTCCTGCAGAAGATCCGGGGCttggagcagcaggagaagcagcgGCAGGAG caggcagagctggacaAGGGCTCCCTTCGCTCCATGGAGAAGCAG atccaggagctggaggagcggCTGGCGGCGCGGGACAACGAGAAGGAGCGGCTGGGCAAGGAGGTGGAGGCCCTGCAGAGCCGCTTGTCCTCGCTGGAG AATGAGAAGGAGAACACGAGCTATGACATCGAGACGCTGCAGGACGAGGAGGGAGAGCTGCTCGAGTTCCCAGGTAGGACTGTGGTGGCCTCCCGAGACCCCCCCTCGGGGAGGTGGCCCCGTGCGGGGAGGAGCGGGGACGCGGTGGGCACGGCACCAGCACCCGCGTGCCGcgcaggggcagagctgctgctctccaagAAGACCCTGAGCCCCTCGGCCGAGGagctgctggccacgctgcaGGGCCAGGTGCGGTCCCTCACCGTGCAGAACAAGGAGCtgagggagaaaatacag GTCCTGGAGAACTTCGAGCGGGATGACAGCGAGCCGTCCACCCCGGGGGACTTGGTGCCCGCCAGCCTCTACTACTCCCTCAAAcgggagctggagcggctgcggGCGCAGGGCACGGCGGCACCGCAGGGCCTGGTCGGGACGGAGGAGGCTGAGGACAAGAGGCCGACCCCGGCCTCGGAGCCTGGCAGCAAGGGGAGCACGGCGCGGGGGCTCAaggaggagctgccccagccccagtgcAAGTGCAAGGCGGCGCAGGAGCCTCACCAGCAGCCTCCCTCCGCTGCCCAGCAGGATGGCGCTGAGCTGGCGGCGGCCCGGGCGGCCTTGCAGCAGGCGCAGGCAGCGCTGGAGGAGCGCGAGCagcggctgcgggagctgcaGGCCCGCCTGGAGGCCGATGCCAAAGCCGAGGAGGCCACGGCCTCGCTGGGGGCCTCCCTGGAGGAGGCATCGCAGGAGAAGGCGGCCCTGCTGGAGCGCTGCAGCCGGGCGGAGGCAGCGGCGGAGGCCCTGCGGCGCGAGCTGGAGGCCAAGACGCGGGACTGGAGGGCGGCCGGCGGCCCCGAGCCGGAGCCGGGCGTGCTGGAGCAGCGGGTGGCCGAGCTGGTGCGGCAGCACGGCGAGGTGACGgcccagctggggcagctgcgGGAGGCGCTGGGCCGCAGGGAGGCCGAGCTGACGGCCCTGCGGGAGCAGCTGGCCGCCCGGCCCGTGGGGCGCCGGGAGCACGAGGAGGTCCTGGCCAGGCTGCAGCGGGCGCAGGCGGAGGCCGAGGGCCGGGTGCCGCCGGAGGAGCACGCTCGGGCCACGGCGGCGCTGGAGGAGCAGGCGCGAGCCCTGCGGGAGCGGGCGGCCCGGCtggaggcggcggcggaggccAAGGGGCGCGAGGCGGCCAGGCTGGAGGCCGCGCTGGCGGCGGCGGTGCCGCGCGGGGAGCACGAGGCGGCGCGGGCCGAGCTGCAGGCCGAGGCGGCCGCGCTGGCCCAGCGGCTGGCCGAGCTGACGCGGCGGCACGAGAAGACGTGCGAGGAGGTTTTCCGGGTGCAGCGGCAGGCGCTGTTCATGAAGAGCGAGCGGCAGGCGGCCGAGGAGCGGCTGGCGGCcgcgcagcagcagctggcGGAGGCGCGGGAGGAGGCGCGGCGCCTGCAGGACCTCCACAGCCACGCCGAGGACTCGGCCAGGCTGgtcagggacagggacaggaag ATCACCGAGCTCTCCAAGGAGGTCTTCAGGCTGAAGGAGGCCCTCAATGCCCTCCCCGAGCCCCGAGGAGCGCCGCAGCCGCCCCCCGACGCCGCGGCGATGCAGTCCAGGATCCGCACCTTGGAGGAGAAGCTGGCG GAGGCAGAGATGCGGCACAGCAAGGTGGTCGCGCTGTACCGGAGCCACCTGCTCTACGCCGTGCAG GGCCACATGGACGAGGACGTGCAGAGGCTCCTGTGCCAGATCCTGAAGAtgcagcggctgcaggagcagggcagatgA
- the MPND gene encoding MPN domain-containing protein isoform X2 — MKSLKAKFKKADSQDWTKNDEKLLQAVDYNDAGRVTSLLVRKGLVPTKLDSEGKSAFHLAAMRGNVDCLEAMLAHGVDAMTKDSSGYTALHLASKHGHPQCVSKLLQASCPVDVADSSGRTALHHAAVSGCISCSEILCDFKAPLNVKDKEGSTPLLLAAKMSHSELCRYLLHRGAAANSRDLQGKTALMLACENGSVETVEVLVNAGARVAAVDSMGHDAAHYGLATGNALIQHFLQEAAQRRSWASEETTEQTSQTSSPSQSAGREKSSTPRKRKAPLPPPGTPSPEDRDAYEEIVRLRQERAQFLQKIRGLEQQEKQRQEQAELDKGSLRSMEKQIQELEERLAARDNEKERLGKEVEALQSRLSSLENEKENTSYDIETLQDEEGELLEFPGRTVVASRDPPSGRWPRAGRSGDAVGTAPAPACRAGAELLLSKKTLSPSAEELLATLQGQVRSLTVQNKELREKIQVLENFERDDSEPSTPGDLVPASLYYSLKRELERLRAQGTAAPQGLVGTEEAEDKRPTPASEPGSKGSTARGLKEELPQPQCKCKAAQEPHQQPPSAAQQDGAELAAARAALQQAQAALEEREQRLRELQARLEADAKAEEATASLGASLEEASQEKAALLERCSRAEAAAEALRRELEAKTRDWRAAGGPEPEPGVLEQRVAELVRQHGEVTAQLGQLREALGRREAELTALREQLAARPVGRREHEEVLARLQRAQAEAEGRVPPEEHARATAALEEQARALRERAARLEAAAEAKGREAARLEAALAAAVPRGEHEAARAELQAEAAALAQRLAELTRRHEKTCEEVFRVQRQALFMKSERQAAEERLAAAQQQLAEAREEARRLQDLHSHAEDSARLVRDRDRKITELSKEVFRLKEALNALPEPRGAPQPPPDAAAMQSRIRTLEEKLAEAEMRHSKVVALYRSHLLYAVQGHMDEDVQRLLCQILKMQRLQEQGR; from the exons AGTCAGGACTGGACCAAGAACGATGAAAAGCTCCTGCAAGCCGTGGACTACAACGATGCCGGCAGGGTGACGTCCCTCCTCGTCCGCAAGGGCCTGGTCCCCACCAAGCTGGACTCGGAGGGCAAATCTGC GTTCCACCTGGCTGCCATGCGGGGCAACGTGGACTGCCTCGAAGCCATGCTGGCTCACGGCGTGGATGCCATGACCAAGGACAGCTCGG gtTACACCGCCCTGCACCTGGCGTCCAAGCACGGCCACCCGCAGTGCGTCAGCAAGCTGCTGCAG GCCTCCTGCCCCGTGGACGTGGCTGACAGCAGCGGCCGGACGGCGCTGCACCACGCAG CGGTCAGCGGCTGCATCTCGTGCTCTGAGATCCTCTGCGACTTCAAGGCTCCTTTGAACGTCAAGGACAAG GAGGGCTCCACGCCGCTGCTGCTCGCCGCCAAGATGAGCCACTCGGAGCTGTGCCGCTACCTGCTGCACCGCGGGGCGGCCGCCAACAGCCGCGACCTGCAGGGCAA GACAGCCCTGATGCTGGCCTGCGAGAACGGCAGCGTGGAGACGGTGGAGGTGCTGGTCAACGCCGGCGCGCGGGTGGCTGCGGTGGACTCCATGGGCCACGACGCCGCGCACTACGGGCTGGCCACGGGCAATGCTCTCATCCAGCACttcctgcaggaggctgctcaGCGCCGCTCCTGGGCCAGCG AGGAGACCACCGAGCAGACGTCGCAG ACGTCTTCGCCAAGCCAGTCGGCAGGCAGAGAGAAGAGCAGCACCCCGAGGAAGAGGAAggcccccctgcctcccccggGCACCCCCAGCCCG GAAGACCGGGATGCCTACGAGGAGATCGTGAGGCTGCGGCAGGAGCGGGCGCAGTTCCTGCAGAAGATCCGGGGCttggagcagcaggagaagcagcgGCAGGAG caggcagagctggacaAGGGCTCCCTTCGCTCCATGGAGAAGCAG atccaggagctggaggagcggCTGGCGGCGCGGGACAACGAGAAGGAGCGGCTGGGCAAGGAGGTGGAGGCCCTGCAGAGCCGCTTGTCCTCGCTGGAG AATGAGAAGGAGAACACGAGCTATGACATCGAGACGCTGCAGGACGAGGAGGGAGAGCTGCTCGAGTTCCCAGGTAGGACTGTGGTGGCCTCCCGAGACCCCCCCTCGGGGAGGTGGCCCCGTGCGGGGAGGAGCGGGGACGCGGTGGGCACGGCACCAGCACCCGCGTGCCGcgcaggggcagagctgctgctctccaagAAGACCCTGAGCCCCTCGGCCGAGGagctgctggccacgctgcaGGGCCAGGTGCGGTCCCTCACCGTGCAGAACAAGGAGCtgagggagaaaatacag GTCCTGGAGAACTTCGAGCGGGATGACAGCGAGCCGTCCACCCCGGGGGACTTGGTGCCCGCCAGCCTCTACTACTCCCTCAAAcgggagctggagcggctgcggGCGCAGGGCACGGCGGCACCGCAGGGCCTGGTCGGGACGGAGGAGGCTGAGGACAAGAGGCCGACCCCGGCCTCGGAGCCTGGCAGCAAGGGGAGCACGGCGCGGGGGCTCAaggaggagctgccccagccccagtgcAAGTGCAAGGCGGCGCAGGAGCCTCACCAGCAGCCTCCCTCCGCTGCCCAGCAGGATGGCGCTGAGCTGGCGGCGGCCCGGGCGGCCTTGCAGCAGGCGCAGGCAGCGCTGGAGGAGCGCGAGCagcggctgcgggagctgcaGGCCCGCCTGGAGGCCGATGCCAAAGCCGAGGAGGCCACGGCCTCGCTGGGGGCCTCCCTGGAGGAGGCATCGCAGGAGAAGGCGGCCCTGCTGGAGCGCTGCAGCCGGGCGGAGGCAGCGGCGGAGGCCCTGCGGCGCGAGCTGGAGGCCAAGACGCGGGACTGGAGGGCGGCCGGCGGCCCCGAGCCGGAGCCGGGCGTGCTGGAGCAGCGGGTGGCCGAGCTGGTGCGGCAGCACGGCGAGGTGACGgcccagctggggcagctgcgGGAGGCGCTGGGCCGCAGGGAGGCCGAGCTGACGGCCCTGCGGGAGCAGCTGGCCGCCCGGCCCGTGGGGCGCCGGGAGCACGAGGAGGTCCTGGCCAGGCTGCAGCGGGCGCAGGCGGAGGCCGAGGGCCGGGTGCCGCCGGAGGAGCACGCTCGGGCCACGGCGGCGCTGGAGGAGCAGGCGCGAGCCCTGCGGGAGCGGGCGGCCCGGCtggaggcggcggcggaggccAAGGGGCGCGAGGCGGCCAGGCTGGAGGCCGCGCTGGCGGCGGCGGTGCCGCGCGGGGAGCACGAGGCGGCGCGGGCCGAGCTGCAGGCCGAGGCGGCCGCGCTGGCCCAGCGGCTGGCCGAGCTGACGCGGCGGCACGAGAAGACGTGCGAGGAGGTTTTCCGGGTGCAGCGGCAGGCGCTGTTCATGAAGAGCGAGCGGCAGGCGGCCGAGGAGCGGCTGGCGGCcgcgcagcagcagctggcGGAGGCGCGGGAGGAGGCGCGGCGCCTGCAGGACCTCCACAGCCACGCCGAGGACTCGGCCAGGCTGgtcagggacagggacaggaag ATCACCGAGCTCTCCAAGGAGGTCTTCAGGCTGAAGGAGGCCCTCAATGCCCTCCCCGAGCCCCGAGGAGCGCCGCAGCCGCCCCCCGACGCCGCGGCGATGCAGTCCAGGATCCGCACCTTGGAGGAGAAGCTGGCG GAGGCAGAGATGCGGCACAGCAAGGTGGTCGCGCTGTACCGGAGCCACCTGCTCTACGCCGTGCAG GGCCACATGGACGAGGACGTGCAGAGGCTCCTGTGCCAGATCCTGAAGAtgcagcggctgcaggagcagggcagatgA